The proteins below are encoded in one region of Bdellovibrio bacteriovorus:
- a CDS encoding ATP-binding protein has protein sequence MARLLDFVLGHQDIIAKLVASFEQGKPGQTYLFVGPAGIGKKLTAKGLAQALACPQSPRGCGKCPSCFRMAQGTHEGLKIIEPSGAQIKMEQAREVIEFLSLKSLSGNRVIIIDQAQNLNPQAANSLLKTLEEPPEGTFFFLIAPSVAGLMQTIRSRSRIVQFKPLTSEDLQKKVKAPAWALRAARGSFEKLAQLQEGPELELRQKSVEMLNLFLTDADFLLNETWRTEFKDRAQGQRLISYWVSFMKDAIYLQEGAKTQITNLDQAPIIKTLAEYNREFLLALMQKSLQVEQSFGANRDPQLVMEEFFITHRP, from the coding sequence ATGGCTCGCTTGCTCGATTTCGTCTTAGGACATCAAGATATTATCGCAAAGCTGGTGGCTTCCTTTGAACAGGGAAAGCCCGGGCAGACGTATCTTTTTGTCGGACCTGCCGGCATTGGAAAAAAGCTCACCGCCAAAGGCTTGGCACAAGCGCTGGCTTGTCCACAAAGCCCTCGCGGTTGTGGCAAATGTCCATCTTGTTTCCGTATGGCGCAAGGGACGCATGAAGGTCTTAAGATCATTGAGCCTTCCGGCGCGCAAATCAAGATGGAACAAGCCCGTGAGGTGATTGAGTTCCTCAGTCTTAAAAGTCTTTCCGGAAATCGCGTGATCATCATCGATCAAGCGCAAAATTTAAATCCGCAGGCCGCAAACTCCTTGTTAAAAACTTTGGAAGAGCCTCCTGAAGGAACCTTCTTCTTTTTGATTGCTCCGAGTGTCGCGGGCTTGATGCAAACCATTCGTTCACGTTCCCGGATTGTGCAGTTCAAACCTTTGACGTCCGAAGATCTTCAGAAAAAAGTGAAAGCACCTGCCTGGGCTTTGCGCGCGGCTCGCGGAAGTTTCGAGAAGCTCGCACAGTTGCAAGAGGGTCCTGAGTTAGAGCTTCGTCAAAAATCCGTTGAGATGCTGAATCTCTTTTTGACGGATGCGGATTTTCTTTTGAATGAAACTTGGCGCACGGAATTCAAAGATCGTGCTCAAGGGCAGCGTCTGATTTCTTATTGGGTCAGCTTTATGAAGGACGCGATCTATCTTCAAGAAGGTGCTAAAACTCAGATCACGAATTTGGATCAGGCTCCCATTATTAAGACCTTGGCCGAATACAACCGCGAATTCTTATTGGCTTTAATGCAGAAGTCCCTGCAGGTAGAGCAGTCCTTTGGCGCCAACCGTGATCCTCAGTTGGTCATGGAAGAGTTCTTTATTACCCATCGTCCCTAG
- the tmk gene encoding dTMP kinase: MKFLVFEGLDGSGKSSLMRALEGELARRGVAFQRTREPGGTPLGDEIRNMILRTEGPSPLPRTELLLYEASRAQHVEQVIRPALAKGTWVLCDRFTASSVAFQGGGRDISEKDVMSLNDFATGGLKPDLTILLDLSVEESRSRRQGRGAANGESEDRIESEADSFHEKVRQSFLKQARAEASSWLVLNAQETPEVLFQQLLKALAEKNILK, translated from the coding sequence ATGAAATTTTTGGTTTTTGAAGGATTGGATGGCTCTGGGAAGAGCTCCTTGATGCGTGCCCTTGAAGGGGAACTGGCGCGTCGTGGGGTGGCTTTTCAACGCACTCGTGAACCGGGAGGAACACCTCTTGGGGATGAAATTCGCAATATGATTCTTCGTACGGAAGGGCCTTCGCCACTTCCCCGCACTGAACTTCTTTTGTATGAAGCAAGCCGCGCTCAACACGTCGAACAAGTGATTCGTCCGGCTTTGGCCAAAGGGACGTGGGTTCTTTGTGATCGCTTCACCGCAAGTTCAGTGGCCTTTCAAGGCGGCGGTCGTGATATTTCTGAAAAAGATGTGATGTCTTTAAACGACTTCGCTACGGGTGGTTTGAAACCCGATCTAACAATTCTTTTAGATCTTTCTGTCGAGGAATCTCGCTCACGTCGTCAAGGGCGTGGGGCCGCTAACGGAGAAAGTGAAGATCGCATCGAGTCTGAAGCGGATTCCTTTCACGAAAAAGTGCGTCAGTCTTTTTTAAAGCAAGCTCGCGCTGAAGCGTCTTCATGGCTTGTGCTCAATGCGCAAGAAACTCCCGAAGTTCTTTTCCAACAACTTCTGAAGGCTTTGGCCGAAAAGAATATTTTGAAATAG
- a CDS encoding S1 family peptidase: MKKSLILFTASTMLIACSPDISSHDALTSAPGTSVIGGQPIMERTTEASRSVILVEMTNRFGQGLGFCTGTLIGSHTVLTAGHCFDKQRLPSLSGVNIIFTTKKYSMYQRSPTTRKASDWEIHPDYNSTKKLYDHDIAVVRFEGSIPDGFQPVDFDTDRRTDYSNEEVYVYGYGRSKDYTGRKNQDIYAYLGQLHRGILTIDSSYHRSDDRYWTVSGADTSICQGDSGGPQFYHKEGVLKVIGVNSAVLGPKLANGQYSCMGVTQATKVGAASDWIIEAIDKMN, from the coding sequence TTGAAAAAGTCACTGATTCTATTCACAGCATCCACGATGCTGATCGCCTGCTCCCCTGATATCAGTTCCCACGACGCTCTGACATCAGCGCCAGGCACATCCGTCATTGGTGGCCAGCCCATCATGGAAAGAACAACCGAAGCTTCGCGCAGTGTGATTCTTGTTGAGATGACAAATCGCTTTGGCCAAGGCTTAGGTTTTTGTACGGGCACATTGATTGGCTCGCACACAGTCTTGACCGCAGGGCATTGTTTCGACAAACAGCGCCTGCCGTCCCTATCCGGCGTGAACATCATTTTCACGACGAAAAAATATTCAATGTATCAACGCTCCCCAACCACTCGCAAAGCTAGCGACTGGGAAATTCATCCCGACTATAACAGCACTAAAAAATTATATGACCATGACATTGCCGTGGTTCGCTTTGAAGGCTCGATACCCGACGGATTTCAGCCGGTGGATTTCGATACCGACAGACGCACCGATTATTCTAATGAAGAAGTCTATGTGTATGGTTACGGACGCTCGAAAGATTATACGGGAAGAAAAAACCAAGACATCTATGCTTATCTTGGTCAGCTTCATCGGGGCATCTTGACGATTGATTCTTCATACCATCGCTCTGACGATCGCTATTGGACTGTCAGCGGTGCCGACACCTCTATCTGCCAAGGAGATTCCGGCGGTCCGCAGTTTTATCATAAAGAGGGCGTGCTAAAAGTTATCGGCGTGAACTCGGCCGTACTTGGTCCCAAGCTCGCCAACGGACAGTATAGCTGTATGGGTGTAACTCAAGCCACGAAAGTCGGCGCGGCTTCAGATTGGATCATCGAAGCCATCGACAAAATGAACTAA
- a CDS encoding TatD family hydrolase, whose product MEWIDIHAHLNMLEEGVEAAIANAKAAGVRKIITIGTEPGDHPIVLDIARKYYPDVYCTLGVHPHDGKVYTEEAGRFIEEHSSEPCVVAIGEIGLDYYYDQSPREQQKEAFRAQLEIAKRTKLPIEIHTRDAEEDTIEILKEFKGEVTGLVHCFTGTEWLAKQALDVGLNISISGVVTFKNADSLRATVKMLPLDRIHVETDAPFLAPIPMRGKKNTPAYVVHTAKFVAELKGISEEQLCEQTRINALKMFPKIKW is encoded by the coding sequence ATGGAATGGATTGATATTCACGCTCATTTAAACATGCTCGAAGAGGGCGTCGAAGCTGCAATTGCCAATGCAAAAGCTGCCGGCGTTCGTAAAATCATCACTATTGGTACCGAGCCTGGTGATCATCCCATCGTTTTGGATATCGCCCGCAAATATTATCCTGATGTGTATTGCACATTGGGAGTTCATCCCCACGACGGGAAAGTTTATACCGAAGAAGCGGGTCGCTTTATCGAAGAACATTCCAGTGAACCTTGTGTGGTGGCGATTGGGGAAATCGGTTTAGATTACTACTATGATCAGTCCCCTCGTGAACAGCAGAAAGAAGCTTTCCGTGCGCAGTTGGAAATCGCGAAACGCACGAAACTTCCGATTGAAATTCACACGCGCGATGCGGAAGAAGACACGATTGAGATCTTGAAGGAATTTAAAGGCGAAGTCACAGGACTTGTTCACTGCTTCACGGGAACAGAGTGGTTGGCAAAACAAGCTTTGGACGTGGGTTTGAATATTTCCATCAGTGGAGTTGTCACTTTCAAAAATGCCGACAGTCTTCGTGCGACGGTGAAGATGTTGCCACTGGATCGCATTCACGTTGAAACCGATGCTCCTTTCTTAGCGCCTATTCCAATGCGCGGAAAAAAGAATACGCCAGCCTACGTGGTTCACACGGCAAAATTTGTGGCGGAACTCAAAGGCATTTCAGAAGAACAGCTTTGCGAGCAAACGCGTATCAATGCTCTGAAGATGTTCCCCAAAATAAAATGGTAG
- the tpx gene encoding thiol peroxidase, with amino-acid sequence MASITLKGNPVKTTGELPAKGTTVKDFKLVKNDLSEVSLANFAGKKKVLNIFPSVDTGTCAASVRKFNQEAAKLNNTVVLNISADLPFAQARFCGAEGIKNCETVSSFRSGFGKEWGLQIEDSPLAGLLSRAVVVLSEDNKVLHCEQVSEIVNEPNYEAALAAVVS; translated from the coding sequence ATGGCAAGCATCACTCTTAAAGGAAACCCAGTAAAAACAACTGGAGAACTTCCGGCAAAAGGCACAACAGTAAAAGATTTCAAACTTGTGAAAAACGATCTATCAGAAGTTTCTCTGGCAAATTTCGCAGGCAAAAAGAAAGTTCTTAATATTTTTCCAAGCGTAGACACAGGCACATGTGCGGCGTCTGTTAGAAAATTCAATCAAGAAGCGGCGAAATTGAACAACACGGTTGTGTTGAATATCTCTGCCGATCTTCCATTTGCTCAGGCGCGTTTCTGTGGCGCTGAAGGCATTAAGAACTGTGAAACGGTATCGTCATTCCGCAGCGGTTTTGGTAAAGAGTGGGGATTGCAAATCGAAGATTCTCCATTGGCGGGGCTTCTTTCTAGAGCCGTCGTGGTTCTATCAGAGGACAACAAAGTTCTTCACTGCGAACAGGTATCTGAAATCGTGAATGAACCGAACTACGAAGCGGCTTTGGCAGCGGTGGTTTCTTAG